The proteins below are encoded in one region of Sulfolobus sp. A20:
- the hjc gene encoding Holliday junction resolvase Hjc yields MNRDIGKNAERELVSLLKENGFKAVRIPTSNSSHNPLPDVFATKENTLLAIECKSTWEEKVKVRSIQVEKLFEFLSMFTMEGIPLIAVKFKKFHQWRVVVLTKIEDILVSSDNSVPIDEFLLNKVNRREEVLI; encoded by the coding sequence GTGAATAGAGATATAGGTAAAAACGCGGAGAGGGAACTAGTCTCGCTTTTAAAAGAAAACGGATTTAAAGCGGTGAGAATTCCTACTTCTAATTCATCTCATAATCCATTGCCTGATGTCTTTGCGACGAAAGAAAACACTTTGCTGGCGATAGAGTGTAAAAGTACTTGGGAAGAAAAAGTCAAAGTAAGGAGTATTCAAGTTGAGAAGTTATTTGAATTTCTATCAATGTTCACAATGGAAGGTATACCTCTTATAGCCGTGAAATTTAAGAAGTTTCATCAGTGGAGAGTAGTTGTCTTAACTAAGATAGAGGATATATTAGTAAGCTCTGACAATTCTGTGCCTATAGATGAGTTCTTGCTCAATAAAGTTAACAGAAGAGAGGAAGTCTTAATTTAA
- a CDS encoding APC family permease, giving the protein MNRKKLSTFEAFSLSFGGQAPFTSIITFGTIGLQIGGNFLTIATIIGTVIVLINGLVIYKLSLKFAQQGGYFTYAFYSLTERLGLITGWVFILYAFSYGGTLLAGSIYIISSYIKMQFLTYDIFTLIIIAVSASLIIRGLEVSTKYAEFISIAEILAIIISSVVLLAKSQHLASVLSMPLQPFLVILYAIGMPIGYGNLNPMSEEIRNARRMVGLITVLVILLGGLLSALLFYAVSPYGTDLIGVLKHNVGFIFPYLIFSALNGGILGGIAYIISMSRIVYAMSIKKFLPLIFSAFSNNRPFNAEIFSLITYSIFLFLFIHFYGIYDTFLFLGGLTVLSYLTISISASFSLFRISVKKLWKRKGSVTLALLSAILSGAILVFSMQESSPIINYVFLGWIIIGFIYTELLEMISKEKN; this is encoded by the coding sequence GTGAACAGAAAGAAACTTTCAACCTTTGAAGCATTTTCATTATCCTTTGGTGGACAAGCTCCATTTACATCTATAATAACCTTTGGAACTATTGGGCTACAGATCGGAGGGAATTTTCTAACAATTGCAACTATAATTGGCACTGTAATAGTTCTGATAAACGGATTAGTAATATATAAATTATCCTTGAAGTTCGCCCAACAAGGAGGCTACTTTACATATGCCTTCTACTCACTAACAGAAAGATTAGGGTTAATAACAGGTTGGGTTTTCATACTTTATGCTTTCTCGTACGGAGGAACTTTACTAGCCGGATCAATATATATCATTTCTAGTTATATAAAAATGCAGTTCCTCACTTACGATATCTTTACTCTCATAATAATTGCAGTGTCAGCTTCACTAATAATAAGAGGACTGGAAGTATCGACCAAGTACGCAGAGTTTATCTCAATAGCAGAAATATTAGCAATAATCATCAGCTCCGTTGTATTATTAGCTAAATCGCAACACCTAGCCTCAGTTTTAAGCATGCCATTGCAACCATTCCTTGTAATACTCTACGCTATTGGAATGCCCATTGGATACGGTAACTTAAATCCCATGTCCGAGGAGATAAGGAATGCTAGGAGGATGGTAGGTTTAATTACAGTTTTAGTAATATTATTAGGCGGATTACTCTCTGCGTTACTGTTTTACGCTGTGTCACCCTATGGAACAGACCTAATAGGAGTGTTAAAACACAATGTAGGCTTTATTTTTCCATACCTTATTTTCTCTGCCTTAAATGGTGGAATCTTAGGTGGTATAGCTTACATAATCTCTATGTCCAGAATAGTTTACGCAATGTCCATTAAAAAATTCTTACCATTAATATTCTCGGCATTTAGTAATAATAGACCATTTAATGCGGAAATCTTCTCGTTAATAACATATTCCATATTTCTCTTCTTGTTCATCCATTTTTACGGAATCTACGATACTTTCCTATTTTTAGGAGGATTAACAGTATTAAGTTACTTGACAATATCAATCTCAGCTAGTTTTTCATTATTCAGAATATCGGTTAAGAAGTTATGGAAGAGAAAAGGAAGTGTAACTTTAGCCCTACTATCAGCTATACTGTCCGGAGCTATACTAGTATTTTCCATGCAGGAGAGTAGTCCTATAATAAACTATGTTTTCTTAGGTTGGATTATAATAGGTTTTATCTATACTGAGCTTCTCGAAATGATTAGCAAGGAGAAAAATTAA
- a CDS encoding zinc ribbon domain-containing protein, with translation MKVFFVVEYNTSRLCAYHEVEVVRRPRGVINLSHKLHSDVNGALNIWSKESRKRVEKAISFFISSNGVTPIKGSNALDLGKTL, from the coding sequence ATAAAGGTTTTCTTTGTTGTAGAGTATAATACTTCTAGGCTTTGTGCTTATCATGAAGTAGAGGTGGTTAGGAGACCTAGGGGAGTTATTAATTTATCTCATAAGCTTCACAGCGATGTTAATGGTGCTTTGAATATTTGGAGTAAGGAAAGTCGTAAACGGGTTGAAAAAGCCATATCTTTCTTTATCTCTTCAAACGGAGTAACTCCTATAAAGGGGAGTAACGCTTTAGACCTTGGCAAAACCCTTTAG
- a CDS encoding glycoside hydrolase family 57 protein: MNKNKYFILSVMLLFAIILSLVNFPILATQSTSIRVNFTVTSNGLVTIYLSGFPQNNTLILHYGIENGPQQAWTNISNVVMKWDGDNFSASIGPFSNGTWIGWVFYDNTTGEWINYENHPFWNWNLEINPPNVGQTYAVVLQNGSVLITTIGRAPDQLDIHYGLTTGPQTGLPWSNITDEEMIYNPLWGNYTVLIGPFKPGQWVQWVYHDLSVNQWYHNISNTNFAIQDIYSYILYINSSYDRFIYVEGQSARISVYLYNELNQSINSSILIQLAGQNYTTSQILNSGRNQVTLSIQTSNIKQGIYHPLLIVLVNKTLEMQAMLPPFYILNTTGKKPLSLVIVWNMHQPLYIAPNGTWEEPWVWLHTGQDFEWNNSIIGAYELQALLIRQFNVSVTIDFTPVLLYQWEVILHEKNVSFSSNFGIEVNHDIEAVNYTLNLYKQLANEGKVEVLTVPFYHPLQPLLLQDGYWSDVLAQILMGENLTHQVFGIWANGTWTPEMAFGMGLVGLYNQSNISFTILDQQAFLPYVTLVNGSLNPDQPFIVENNLGQRIIVLFRNTTLSNEFGFQFFSQQPQLTAKELIQQLAQIYMNDPGGIVTVALDGENPLIFNPSTGPQDLYAIYQALSEYQGQWLVTQTASEAIITHKPFSIITNLPVSSWDLNLNYWNNGYIGKTEIWRNVSIAREYLIAYTVMLGENISPLVYLPFVNAPNSTSLLDTLWNYLYIAEGSDWTWQTGPPAYGPSWFKEQALLYTSTITSLVKSQFSMIKVESVKVSNNHIQFSIYNGINHTVYLTVVVKYGNGQLVMPTVLGEGLNKIDIKENNISSTSLQIYLYSPVLQSEIGNTLIPITSYGFLIAQYSFNVSESSSMDQIYIIIGAIALIVLLIEISIRRFIK; the protein is encoded by the coding sequence ATGAATAAAAATAAATACTTCATTTTAAGTGTAATGCTCCTTTTTGCTATAATATTATCACTAGTTAACTTCCCAATACTTGCTACACAGTCTACTTCTATAAGGGTTAATTTCACTGTCACGTCAAACGGTCTAGTGACCATATATTTATCTGGCTTTCCTCAAAATAATACGCTAATATTACACTATGGTATTGAAAACGGTCCTCAACAAGCGTGGACAAACATTTCTAATGTGGTCATGAAATGGGATGGAGATAATTTTAGCGCATCTATAGGTCCTTTCAGCAATGGTACATGGATAGGATGGGTATTTTATGATAATACAACGGGAGAGTGGATTAACTATGAGAATCATCCCTTCTGGAACTGGAATCTTGAGATTAATCCCCCAAATGTTGGGCAAACGTATGCTGTAGTCCTCCAAAACGGATCAGTTCTTATAACCACAATAGGGAGAGCACCAGACCAATTAGACATACATTACGGATTAACAACTGGTCCTCAAACAGGTTTACCTTGGAGTAATATAACCGATGAAGAAATGATTTACAATCCTCTCTGGGGAAATTATACGGTATTAATAGGACCCTTTAAACCTGGGCAGTGGGTTCAATGGGTTTATCACGATTTAAGTGTAAATCAATGGTATCATAACATATCTAATACAAACTTCGCTATTCAAGACATTTACTCATACATTCTTTATATTAATTCCAGCTATGATAGGTTCATTTATGTGGAAGGTCAGTCGGCAAGAATATCTGTATATCTTTATAATGAATTAAACCAATCGATCAACTCTTCTATTTTAATTCAACTGGCGGGACAAAATTATACCACTAGTCAAATTTTGAACAGCGGGAGGAATCAAGTTACATTATCAATTCAAACAAGTAACATCAAGCAGGGTATTTATCATCCTCTCCTTATAGTATTGGTTAATAAAACGTTAGAGATGCAAGCTATGCTTCCCCCATTTTATATACTAAATACTACTGGGAAGAAACCATTGAGTCTAGTAATAGTTTGGAACATGCATCAACCATTATACATTGCCCCCAATGGCACTTGGGAGGAGCCTTGGGTATGGTTACATACTGGACAAGACTTCGAGTGGAATAATAGCATAATAGGAGCTTACGAGTTACAAGCCTTATTAATAAGGCAATTTAACGTAAGTGTAACTATTGACTTCACACCTGTTTTATTATATCAATGGGAGGTTATACTACATGAGAAAAATGTTAGTTTTTCCTCAAACTTCGGAATTGAAGTAAATCATGATATTGAAGCCGTTAATTACACTTTAAATCTGTATAAACAACTAGCAAACGAAGGGAAAGTAGAAGTTCTTACGGTTCCCTTCTATCATCCATTACAGCCATTATTGCTTCAAGATGGCTATTGGAGTGATGTCTTAGCCCAGATATTAATGGGAGAAAACTTAACTCACCAAGTTTTTGGAATATGGGCTAATGGTACTTGGACACCTGAAATGGCTTTTGGCATGGGATTAGTAGGCTTATATAATCAGAGTAACATATCTTTCACAATCTTAGATCAACAAGCCTTCTTACCATATGTCACTTTAGTAAATGGTTCCTTAAACCCTGACCAGCCATTTATTGTGGAAAACAACTTAGGGCAAAGGATAATAGTGTTATTCAGAAACACTACACTATCTAACGAGTTCGGCTTCCAATTCTTCAGTCAACAGCCTCAGCTTACCGCTAAAGAGCTAATTCAACAATTAGCTCAAATATACATGAATGACCCCGGTGGTATAGTAACAGTTGCATTGGATGGAGAAAATCCACTGATATTTAATCCCTCAACAGGTCCACAAGACCTCTATGCAATATATCAGGCACTATCCGAGTATCAAGGTCAGTGGTTAGTAACCCAAACAGCAAGCGAGGCTATAATTACACATAAACCATTCAGTATAATAACTAATCTACCCGTCAGTTCATGGGATCTTAATTTAAATTACTGGAACAATGGATATATAGGGAAGACCGAGATATGGCGCAACGTTTCAATAGCCAGAGAATACCTAATAGCGTATACTGTTATGTTAGGGGAGAACATATCGCCATTAGTTTATCTACCTTTTGTAAATGCCCCTAATTCTACTAGTTTACTTGACACCTTATGGAATTATCTATACATAGCGGAGGGGAGTGACTGGACGTGGCAAACTGGACCACCAGCTTACGGTCCTAGTTGGTTCAAGGAGCAAGCACTGTTATATACCTCTACCATAACGTCTCTAGTTAAGAGTCAATTTTCTATGATTAAAGTAGAAAGTGTAAAGGTTAGTAATAATCATATTCAGTTTAGCATCTATAACGGTATTAATCATACTGTCTACTTAACGGTCGTTGTGAAATACGGGAACGGACAATTAGTGATGCCTACTGTTTTAGGAGAAGGTCTTAACAAGATCGACATAAAGGAAAATAACATTAGCTCGACTTCGCTTCAAATATATCTATACTCTCCAGTGCTTCAGTCAGAGATAGGAAATACATTAATCCCAATAACTAGCTATGGTTTCCTCATAGCACAATATAGCTTTAATGTTTCCGAGTCTTCATCAATGGATCAAATATACATTATAATAGGTGCTATAGCATTAATCGTGTTACTAATAGAAATTTCGATTAGAAGATTTATAAAGTAA
- the msrA gene encoding peptide-methionine (S)-S-oxide reductase MsrA, whose translation MEVATLGGGCFWCTEAVFLRVKGVIDVKPGYSGGKVPNPTYEEVCTGETGHAEVVQITFDPSVISYKEILEIFFAIHDPTTPNRQGNDVGPQYRSIILYHNEEQKKIAEEVIKEVEKELGKKVVTELVPFEVFYEAEEYHHKFYERHRYYPYCTLVISPKIKKFMKYFPDKVDLEKISSKA comes from the coding sequence ATGGAAGTAGCAACACTAGGTGGAGGGTGTTTCTGGTGTACTGAAGCTGTCTTTTTAAGGGTAAAAGGAGTAATTGACGTCAAGCCGGGGTACTCTGGAGGTAAGGTACCAAATCCGACTTACGAGGAAGTCTGCACAGGTGAGACTGGTCATGCGGAAGTAGTTCAAATAACTTTTGATCCCTCTGTTATTTCCTATAAGGAGATTTTGGAAATATTTTTTGCAATACACGACCCAACAACTCCAAATAGGCAAGGTAATGACGTAGGTCCTCAATATAGGTCAATCATCCTTTACCATAACGAGGAACAGAAGAAGATAGCTGAAGAAGTAATAAAGGAGGTGGAAAAGGAATTAGGTAAGAAAGTTGTCACAGAGTTAGTACCATTCGAAGTTTTTTACGAGGCTGAAGAGTATCATCATAAATTTTATGAGAGGCATAGATATTATCCCTATTGCACTTTAGTCATCAGCCCTAAGATCAAGAAGTTCATGAAATATTTCCCCGATAAAGTAGATTTAGAGAAGATCTCGAGTAAAGCGTAA
- a CDS encoding MFS transporter, protein MEARNLALFVVVLGTLMSAVDTTIVILAIPSIAQELHTDLYTIIWVIILYLLVIAVFTTQLGRIGDIYGRSRLYNLGFAIFTIGSALCGASPSALFLVGFRGVQGLGAAMMQANSGAIVADIFPPNQRGRAYGYTSIGWNAGATLGIVLGGFITTFIGWRYIFYINVPIGIIAIILGLRYIKSFERRKVKLDIGGMLSLLASLSLIAYGSADIAGEGVRPLNIYMILGGIVLLGIFGLIERKQEFPIIDFGAFKANRVFTYSLMSSFMQTTGYLATAFIIIMYLQGIRGLSPFSASLLLVPGYVLASLVAPFTGRLSDKIGARIPATIGLALMISAVLLYVKFLTLTTPLYFIIIASTIGGLGSSLFFPANNSAIMANAPRGFYGGASGIARTLSNIGTLLSYTIAISIASITVPRYVAFEVFLGTTNLIGGVASSFLIGLRSAFYVSVGILAVGLVLSALRGKEYRTQLTVQQKQNNN, encoded by the coding sequence ATGGAGGCAAGGAATCTAGCATTATTTGTAGTAGTCTTGGGAACTCTAATGTCGGCTGTTGATACTACGATCGTTATACTGGCTATTCCATCAATTGCTCAAGAGTTACATACTGATCTATACACGATCATTTGGGTTATCATTCTTTATTTGCTAGTAATAGCCGTATTTACTACACAACTAGGAAGAATTGGTGACATTTATGGAAGATCTCGTTTATATAATTTAGGATTCGCAATATTTACAATAGGCTCCGCTTTGTGTGGAGCATCGCCTAGTGCCTTATTCTTGGTAGGCTTTAGAGGAGTTCAAGGGCTAGGAGCAGCAATGATGCAAGCGAATTCCGGGGCTATAGTTGCCGATATATTTCCCCCAAATCAAAGGGGGAGAGCTTATGGCTACACATCAATTGGTTGGAATGCTGGGGCTACACTAGGAATAGTATTAGGTGGTTTTATCACAACATTCATAGGTTGGCGTTATATTTTCTATATTAACGTGCCAATAGGTATAATTGCTATAATCCTTGGGTTAAGGTACATAAAGAGCTTTGAGAGGAGAAAGGTTAAGCTTGATATAGGAGGAATGTTAAGCTTGTTAGCCTCTTTGTCTTTGATAGCATATGGGAGTGCTGATATAGCTGGGGAGGGTGTCAGACCATTAAACATATACATGATCTTAGGTGGTATAGTTTTGTTGGGAATATTTGGATTGATTGAAAGAAAACAGGAATTCCCCATAATAGATTTTGGAGCGTTTAAAGCTAATAGAGTATTCACTTACTCTCTTATGTCATCTTTTATGCAAACTACTGGCTACTTAGCAACAGCTTTCATAATTATTATGTATTTACAAGGTATTAGAGGTCTATCTCCGTTTAGTGCCTCTTTGCTTTTAGTACCAGGTTATGTATTGGCTAGCTTAGTTGCACCTTTCACTGGTAGATTGTCAGATAAAATAGGAGCTAGAATCCCAGCTACTATTGGGTTAGCGTTAATGATATCAGCAGTGTTGTTATATGTAAAATTCTTAACCTTAACTACTCCACTTTACTTCATAATCATAGCCTCTACAATAGGCGGTTTAGGATCATCGTTATTTTTCCCAGCAAATAACAGTGCAATTATGGCTAATGCACCAAGAGGTTTTTATGGTGGAGCCTCTGGCATAGCTAGAACATTATCAAATATAGGAACATTACTTAGTTACACAATAGCTATTAGCATAGCCTCTATAACAGTGCCTAGATATGTAGCATTTGAGGTTTTCTTAGGGACGACCAATTTAATAGGTGGAGTAGCTAGTTCATTTCTAATAGGCTTAAGGTCAGCATTTTACGTTTCAGTAGGTATATTAGCTGTTGGACTAGTTTTATCAGCATTAAGAGGAAAGGAGTATAGGACACAATTGACTGTTCAACAAAAACAAAATAATAATTAA
- a CDS encoding transposase encodes MKKPPFIQRVSLPGYWKENEKRKLILVVRQDHYEVDEERHAVMLKDWKMEMPFVGKLGWFGVKGRLETHIVDNKFYASIPVDVSGIISKKSNKPMKDSLIIHGERDKIQIAIPKGDKTTSIDLGINMLATVVMDDGTVLFYRGSIVKSDYFYFRKRVCGQQFS; translated from the coding sequence TTGAAAAAGCCACCCTTCATCCAACGTGTTTCGCTACCTGGTTACTGGAAAGAAAATGAGAAGAGAAAGCTTATTCTCGTTGTTAGGCAAGATCATTATGAGGTTGATGAGGAGAGACACGCAGTAATGCTGAAGGACTGGAAGATGGAAATGCCCTTTGTGGGCAAATTAGGATGGTTTGGTGTAAAAGGAAGGCTAGAGACACATATCGTCGACAATAAGTTCTACGCTTCCATACCAGTTGACGTTAGTGGAATAATTTCGAAGAAGAGTAATAAGCCAATGAAGGATTCCCTCATCATTCACGGTGAGAGGGACAAAATACAAATAGCCATTCCTAAAGGTGACAAGACAACGTCAATTGACCTTGGTATAAACATGTTGGCTACAGTTGTCATGGATGATGGTACTGTACTTTTTTACCGTGGTTCCATAGTTAAGAGTGACTACTTTTATTTTCGGAAGAGGGTGTGTGGACAACAATTTAGTTGA
- a CDS encoding S9 family peptidase, with product MEYSEIVKELERLVKIPTYYVLGKLKDNLVFYSTTQGETNISALIDGKIIRLTKEPIAMPSTPKANLDFLPFTRDVERGKEVHSVYICNLKGEEYELTSPKVRIMGLAYDDKTIAFVGSSNDGAFLYAVEGGKLSRLSQVPPFSFVTDVENGLITGVVQVNPKSQEFFIANLNGEFKILTPKKDSVNVSYRIKGDKIYISSDYENPGESYWVYTYDINSNSYERVNFPEKDIYEYKPVEIFYDPDDNLIIGKRDGRSKLFLNGKLVDTPHGTISGATKIGDYIYFSHSSLVSPYKVYRVNIKGEREVVVGNELELNLGEVEYIKIKSEVEVPTWIIKSNRGRVPGIGIVYVHGGPWSDVDDSWNLLISPLLLFGYHVIAPNFRGSTGYGSKFNLMDIGDPGGGDLRDVVKARDYAVEKGIVKRIGIMGYSYGGYMTLLAVGKEPDKWDFGIAGASVADWVEMYELSDATFRSFIEILFNGKNLELMKERSPITYVKNVKVPLCIIHSQNDSRTPLSPVMRYVQELHKSGKSFELHVVPNMGHAIYNVDNAIDILLPAIIFLKRQMIAELSPLEGSPHLSSED from the coding sequence ATGGAATACTCGGAAATAGTTAAAGAGTTAGAACGTCTGGTTAAAATTCCCACATATTACGTTTTAGGAAAGTTAAAAGACAACCTAGTGTTTTACTCTACCACACAAGGAGAAACTAATATCTCAGCCTTAATTGACGGAAAGATAATCAGATTAACTAAGGAACCGATAGCTATGCCTTCTACACCAAAGGCTAATCTAGATTTCTTACCCTTTACTAGGGATGTGGAAAGAGGAAAAGAGGTTCACTCAGTTTATATATGCAATTTAAAAGGAGAGGAATACGAGTTAACCTCTCCCAAGGTTAGAATAATGGGTTTAGCTTATGATGATAAAACTATAGCGTTTGTAGGCTCTTCAAACGATGGAGCATTTCTTTATGCAGTTGAAGGAGGAAAATTAAGTAGATTATCCCAAGTGCCTCCCTTCTCTTTCGTGACCGATGTAGAAAATGGTTTAATCACTGGAGTAGTGCAAGTTAATCCTAAATCTCAAGAGTTCTTCATAGCTAATCTTAATGGAGAGTTTAAGATACTAACACCTAAAAAAGATAGTGTTAATGTCTCATATCGTATAAAGGGGGACAAAATATATATTTCAAGTGATTACGAGAATCCAGGCGAATCATATTGGGTATACACTTACGACATTAACTCTAATTCTTACGAGAGGGTTAATTTCCCAGAAAAGGATATATATGAGTACAAACCCGTAGAGATATTTTATGATCCGGATGACAACTTAATAATTGGTAAGAGGGATGGTAGGTCTAAGTTATTTTTAAACGGCAAGCTAGTAGACACTCCTCACGGAACTATAAGTGGAGCAACTAAAATAGGAGATTATATATACTTCTCACATTCGTCTTTAGTTTCCCCATATAAGGTGTATAGAGTAAACATTAAGGGAGAAAGAGAGGTAGTAGTTGGCAATGAGCTAGAGTTAAATTTAGGTGAAGTTGAGTATATTAAAATAAAGAGTGAGGTTGAAGTACCTACATGGATAATTAAATCTAATAGGGGAAGAGTTCCGGGGATAGGAATTGTTTATGTTCACGGTGGTCCTTGGAGTGATGTTGATGACAGTTGGAATTTATTAATTTCTCCATTACTGCTATTCGGTTACCACGTAATTGCACCTAATTTCAGAGGATCAACGGGATATGGAAGCAAGTTTAACCTAATGGACATAGGTGATCCAGGCGGAGGAGATTTAAGGGATGTAGTTAAAGCTAGAGATTACGCTGTAGAAAAAGGGATAGTCAAGAGAATAGGAATTATGGGATATAGTTATGGTGGTTATATGACCTTATTAGCTGTTGGAAAAGAGCCTGATAAGTGGGACTTCGGTATTGCTGGAGCTTCAGTAGCTGATTGGGTGGAAATGTATGAATTATCCGATGCGACGTTTAGGAGCTTTATAGAGATTTTATTTAATGGTAAAAATCTGGAGTTAATGAAGGAAAGGTCTCCTATCACTTACGTGAAAAACGTTAAGGTTCCACTATGTATAATACACTCTCAAAACGATAGCAGAACTCCTCTAAGCCCAGTTATGAGATATGTTCAAGAGCTTCATAAAAGTGGGAAGAGTTTTGAATTACACGTCGTTCCTAATATGGGGCATGCAATTTATAATGTAGATAACGCGATTGACATATTATTGCCAGCTATCATTTTCTTAAAGAGACAAATGATTGCTGAACTTTCTCCCTTAGAAGGTTCCCCGCATCTCTCATCTGAAGATTAA
- a CDS encoding metallophosphoesterase, whose protein sequence is MREISFEWNGKILVLSDIHYPKCNIDEINKVIDSEKPSLIILLGDIITEGWEESYREFISKLKMKRNIIYVRGDEDKLKGDFDVIKIKTYGKSYILLHGHQYFNEKQEYSLAKLLKKINQKLPPLLFCLMFRLVLHDFRDVLILGHSHALVHFKSVKCVNAGTMSDVTNNIYNDKGYVIIDEEGVKTFKIV, encoded by the coding sequence ATGAGGGAGATATCCTTTGAGTGGAATGGTAAGATACTAGTTCTCTCTGACATTCATTACCCTAAATGTAACATAGATGAGATAAATAAGGTAATAGATAGTGAGAAACCTTCATTAATAATACTTCTCGGAGACATAATTACTGAAGGATGGGAGGAGAGTTATAGGGAGTTCATATCTAAGTTAAAAATGAAGAGGAACATAATTTACGTTAGGGGAGATGAGGATAAGTTAAAAGGTGATTTTGACGTCATAAAAATAAAGACATATGGGAAATCTTATATTCTTCTTCACGGTCATCAATACTTTAATGAAAAGCAAGAGTATTCTTTAGCTAAGTTATTAAAGAAAATAAACCAAAAACTCCCTCCATTACTATTTTGCTTAATGTTTAGACTTGTTCTCCACGACTTTAGGGACGTTTTAATATTAGGTCATTCTCATGCTTTAGTTCACTTCAAAAGTGTAAAATGTGTAAATGCAGGTACTATGTCAGATGTTACTAACAACATATACAATGATAAGGGATATGTAATTATTGATGAAGAAGGTGTAAAAACTTTTAAGATAGTTTAA
- a CDS encoding sodium:calcium antiporter, translating to MRLIFFWLKFIGIFIGIFISAELLAKGADELEDFLGQGISGGIILGILTALPETIFVLIASLKGDFDIAFGSALGGNVLLFTFGIGLVGILYKLRWKSDLSINAEYEVENKFLLLTTLVIAGITIYGTLNIITGVLLFLIYACYVAYRIRKFRGERHEEKNGLGIRKSVMFMIIGGLLLILLSQPFIEYINTISSLFNVPAVWLSLVISPIAGELEEKISAIRLVQMSKTGGSLSILSFVGSKIENSTILLGIVGIFTEYPIYSSLPEILSMIVANVIALYILFDKKLKLSESIALVTIYFAIVFLSFII from the coding sequence ATTAGGTTGATATTCTTCTGGCTTAAGTTCATAGGCATCTTTATAGGAATTTTTATTTCAGCCGAATTGCTAGCCAAGGGCGCGGATGAGTTAGAGGACTTTTTAGGACAAGGCATTTCTGGAGGAATAATACTCGGAATCCTCACTGCTTTACCGGAGACAATATTTGTGCTCATAGCCTCACTAAAAGGTGACTTCGATATAGCTTTTGGTTCAGCTTTAGGCGGAAATGTTTTACTATTTACTTTCGGAATAGGACTCGTAGGAATTCTGTATAAGCTGAGGTGGAAAAGTGACTTATCTATTAATGCAGAGTATGAGGTAGAAAACAAGTTTCTCCTCCTTACCACCTTAGTGATTGCTGGGATCACAATTTACGGGACTTTAAACATTATAACCGGAGTACTCCTATTCCTAATTTACGCTTGCTACGTGGCTTACAGGATAAGAAAATTTAGAGGTGAGAGGCATGAAGAAAAAAATGGATTAGGCATAAGGAAATCAGTTATGTTCATGATCATAGGAGGATTACTTCTTATCCTATTATCTCAACCCTTCATTGAATACATCAATACGATTTCTAGCTTATTCAACGTCCCAGCAGTATGGCTTTCTTTAGTGATCTCTCCTATAGCCGGTGAGTTAGAGGAAAAAATATCTGCAATAAGATTAGTACAAATGTCTAAGACTGGTGGATCACTATCTATTCTTAGCTTTGTAGGTAGTAAGATAGAGAATTCTACCATACTGCTAGGAATAGTAGGAATTTTTACCGAGTATCCAATTTACTCTTCTTTGCCAGAAATATTGTCAATGATAGTAGCCAACGTTATAGCCTTGTACATATTATTTGATAAGAAGCTAAAGTTATCCGAATCCATTGCCCTAGTCACAATTTACTTTGCAATTGTCTTTTTATCTTTTATAATATGA